The following are encoded together in the Robertmurraya sp. FSL R5-0851 genome:
- the yhbH gene encoding sporulation protein YhbH, producing the protein MADVNNHQFVISQEDWSLHRKGYDDQQRHQEKVQEAIRNNLPDLVTEENIVMSNGREVVKIPIRSLDEYKIRYNYDKNKHVGQGDGESKVGDVVARDGSANQKGPGKGQGAGDQAGEDYFEAEVSLMDIEEALFKELELPNLKKKEKSENVVEDIEFNDIRKTGLMGNIDKKRTMMTAYKRNAMTGKASFHPIYREDLKFKTWNEIIKPDSKAVVLAMMDTSGSMGLWEKYMARSFFFWMTRFLRTKYETVDIEFIAHHTEAKVVSEEDFFSKGESGGTICSSAYRKSLELIETKYDPAKYNIYPFHFSDGDNLTSDNARCVKLVEELMKVSNMFGYGEVNQYNRHSTLMSAYKNIKHEDFRYYILKQKSDVFHAMKSFFKKEENKQFA; encoded by the coding sequence AGCGATTCGAAACAATTTACCAGACCTAGTGACAGAGGAAAATATTGTTATGTCCAATGGTCGGGAAGTGGTGAAAATACCGATTCGCTCACTGGATGAATACAAAATTCGTTATAATTATGATAAAAACAAACATGTAGGCCAAGGAGATGGAGAAAGCAAAGTTGGTGATGTCGTAGCTAGAGATGGATCCGCAAATCAAAAGGGACCTGGAAAAGGGCAAGGAGCAGGAGATCAGGCAGGAGAAGACTATTTTGAAGCAGAAGTGTCTTTAATGGACATTGAGGAAGCTCTATTTAAGGAGTTGGAGCTGCCAAATTTAAAAAAGAAGGAAAAATCCGAGAACGTTGTAGAGGACATTGAATTTAATGATATCCGTAAAACAGGTTTGATGGGGAACATTGATAAGAAAAGAACAATGATGACCGCTTACAAGAGAAATGCAATGACAGGCAAGGCCAGCTTTCATCCTATTTATAGAGAAGATTTAAAATTTAAGACCTGGAATGAAATTATTAAGCCAGATTCTAAGGCTGTTGTGTTAGCAATGATGGATACAAGTGGATCAATGGGTCTTTGGGAAAAATATATGGCTCGAAGCTTTTTCTTCTGGATGACAAGGTTTTTACGAACCAAGTACGAAACAGTAGATATTGAGTTTATTGCCCATCATACAGAGGCAAAGGTGGTTTCCGAGGAGGATTTCTTTTCTAAAGGAGAAAGCGGAGGAACCATTTGTTCATCAGCATACCGTAAATCACTCGAACTTATTGAAACAAAATACGATCCTGCAAAATATAATATCTACCCATTCCATTTTTCAGATGGTGATAATTTAACTTCTGACAATGCACGTTGTGTGAAGTTGGTAGAAGAATTAATGAAAGTGTCGAATATGTTTGGATACGGAGAAGTAAATCAATACAACCGCCACTCGACCCTAATGTCCGCGTATAAAAACATCAAACATGAAGACTTCAGATACTATATCCTCAAACAGAAATCAGACGTGTTCCATGCGATGAAAAGCTTCTTCAAGAAAGAAGAAAATAAACAATTTGCTTAA
- a CDS encoding Cof-type HAD-IIB family hydrolase yields the protein MTKYRVVFLDIDGTILRPDDSIEDTTKKAIRQLKDQDIEVILATGRPLHEITDLGEELNIHSYIAYNGAYAIYKGREIFKENMQIEDVNSFLHIAETHKHDLVIYTHNKNYFLDQETKRVKDFQKAFHLRKNDQYHQSIQKDVLGITIITSDEEGDIPYQSIEGIHYAKVNVPGFTTCYDVIRDHVNKGVAVKAVIEHLGFQTEQAIAFGDGMNDKEMLSNVGEGFAMGSGNPELFSYAKHVTTGVDDSGIFNGLKSLGLVK from the coding sequence ATGACTAAATACAGAGTTGTTTTTCTAGACATTGACGGAACCATTTTACGACCAGATGACTCCATTGAGGATACAACTAAGAAAGCAATCAGGCAGTTGAAAGATCAAGACATTGAAGTAATACTTGCCACGGGAAGGCCACTTCATGAAATAACGGATCTCGGGGAAGAATTAAACATTCATTCATATATAGCCTATAATGGTGCCTATGCTATTTATAAAGGCAGAGAAATCTTTAAAGAAAATATGCAAATAGAGGATGTGAATTCCTTTTTACATATTGCAGAAACACACAAACATGATCTGGTTATTTACACTCATAATAAGAACTATTTCCTTGATCAAGAAACCAAGAGAGTTAAAGATTTTCAAAAAGCCTTTCATCTGAGAAAGAACGACCAATATCATCAATCCATTCAAAAGGACGTACTCGGAATAACCATCATTACCTCCGACGAAGAGGGCGATATACCTTATCAATCAATTGAAGGTATACACTATGCAAAGGTGAATGTTCCAGGTTTCACCACTTGTTACGATGTTATCCGTGACCATGTAAATAAAGGAGTAGCGGTCAAAGCTGTGATTGAACATCTAGGCTTTCAAACTGAACAGGCCATTGCATTTGGAGATGGGATGAATGATAAAGAAATGCTCTCGAATGTAGGTGAAGGTTTTGCTATGGGAAGTGGAAATCCGGAGCTTTTTTCATACGCGAAGCATGTTACAACTGGTGTTGATGATTCAGGTATTTTTAATGGTTTGAAATCATTAGGTTTAGTGAAATAA